The Lysobacter gummosus genome includes a region encoding these proteins:
- a CDS encoding ATP-grasp domain-containing protein: MNMAVTWAIQTNFITEDHIRRVWTAAEDAGARVQEIKVIPFSDELGNEVPELDGVVIPYGATKLTRLAIERGWRGLCFDAQTFRVDCWNRHRDDMLNQHVRQMTVRECMAAMQDEDEDSIWFVRPVQDLKHFDGTVTVAKEIRRWMSSVDSGNYSFDGETEVIVAPPQKIHAEWRFFIVDGRVVDGSSYRIAGQRMANPVARPELYEQAQSLADGWLPHPTCVMDVAQTDDGFKVIEFNTFNSSGFYAHDIDKIVAAVTAHFAAQPFGAGRD; the protein is encoded by the coding sequence ATGAACATGGCCGTCACCTGGGCCATCCAGACCAACTTCATCACCGAAGACCATATTCGCCGCGTGTGGACCGCCGCCGAAGACGCCGGCGCGCGCGTGCAGGAAATCAAGGTGATCCCGTTTTCCGACGAACTGGGCAACGAGGTGCCCGAACTCGACGGCGTGGTGATTCCTTACGGCGCGACCAAGCTCACGCGACTGGCGATCGAACGCGGTTGGCGCGGGCTGTGCTTCGATGCGCAGACCTTCCGCGTGGATTGCTGGAACCGCCATCGCGACGACATGCTCAACCAACACGTACGGCAGATGACGGTGCGCGAATGCATGGCGGCGATGCAGGACGAAGACGAGGACAGCATCTGGTTCGTGCGGCCGGTGCAGGATCTCAAGCACTTCGACGGCACGGTGACGGTCGCGAAGGAAATCCGGCGCTGGATGAGCAGCGTGGATTCGGGCAACTACAGTTTCGACGGCGAGACCGAGGTGATCGTGGCGCCGCCGCAGAAGATTCATGCGGAGTGGCGGTTCTTCATCGTCGATGGGCGGGTCGTGGACGGATCCTCGTACCGCATCGCCGGCCAACGCATGGCCAATCCGGTCGCACGTCCCGAGTTGTACGAACAAGCGCAGTCGCTGGCCGACGGCTGGCTGCCGCATCCGACCTGCGTGATGGACGTCGCTCAGACCGATGACGGCTTCAAGGTGATCGAGTTCAACACCTTCAACTCGTCGGGGTTCTATGCGCACGACATCGACAAGATCGTCGCGGCGGTGACGGCGCATTTCGCGGCGCAACCGTTCGGCGCCGGGCGAGACTGA
- a CDS encoding endonuclease/exonuclease/phosphatase family protein has protein sequence MSRPHLPYCAALIAALLAACTQVNVHGDPKAWAQSQNDTADSAADARLRVATYNTSLYDDADGGLIRRLQAGDGNARKIAAVLQRVRPDLVLLNEFDYDAQQRAADLFQHDYLEVAQPGGGEALRYPYRYLAPVNTGVPSGLDLDGDGQSGDAQRADRARGNDAWGYGLHPGQYGMLVLSRYPIDADAVRSFQKFKWSTLPGARQPRDPKTGKPWYAAKVWPQMRLSSKSHWDVPVRTPLGVLHFLAAHPTPPVFDGPEDRNGARNHDEIALWARYLDGGTPSWLCDDQGRCGGLAADARFVIVGDMNADPIDGDGVPGSIKQLLDHPRVDSSHVPSSEGAAQRATFYGFPRKGNINEHTGDFGPKAGTLRLDYVLPSRGWTVRETGVFWPRSDSEEAKISEASDHHLVWVDLTN, from the coding sequence ATGTCCAGACCCCACCTCCCCTACTGCGCCGCCCTCATCGCGGCCCTGCTCGCGGCCTGCACGCAAGTGAACGTACACGGCGATCCCAAAGCCTGGGCGCAGTCCCAGAACGACACCGCTGACAGCGCCGCCGACGCGCGCCTGCGCGTGGCGACCTACAACACCTCGCTCTACGACGACGCCGACGGCGGCCTGATCCGCCGCCTGCAAGCCGGCGACGGCAACGCGCGCAAGATCGCCGCGGTGCTGCAACGCGTGCGTCCCGATCTGGTGCTGCTCAACGAATTCGACTACGACGCGCAACAGCGCGCGGCCGACCTGTTCCAGCACGATTACCTGGAAGTCGCCCAGCCCGGCGGCGGCGAAGCGCTGCGCTATCCCTATCGCTATCTCGCCCCGGTCAATACCGGCGTGCCGAGCGGGCTGGACCTCGACGGCGACGGCCAATCCGGCGACGCGCAGCGCGCCGATCGCGCGCGCGGCAACGACGCCTGGGGCTACGGCCTGCATCCGGGGCAATACGGCATGCTGGTGCTGTCGCGTTATCCGATCGACGCCGATGCGGTGCGCAGCTTCCAGAAGTTCAAGTGGAGCACGCTGCCCGGCGCACGCCAGCCGCGCGATCCGAAGACCGGCAAGCCCTGGTACGCGGCGAAGGTCTGGCCGCAGATGCGGCTATCGTCGAAATCGCACTGGGACGTCCCGGTGCGCACGCCGCTGGGCGTGCTGCATTTCCTCGCCGCGCATCCGACTCCGCCGGTGTTCGACGGTCCCGAAGACCGCAACGGCGCGCGCAACCACGACGAAATCGCACTGTGGGCGCGTTATCTCGACGGCGGCACTCCGTCGTGGCTGTGCGACGACCAAGGCCGTTGCGGCGGCCTCGCTGCCGACGCGCGCTTCGTCATCGTCGGCGACATGAATGCCGATCCCATCGACGGCGACGGCGTGCCGGGCTCGATCAAGCAATTGCTGGATCACCCGCGCGTCGATTCCAGCCACGTGCCGAGCAGCGAAGGCGCGGCCCAACGCGCGACCTTCTACGGCTTCCCGCGCAAGGGCAACATCAACGAACATACCGGCGACTTCGGCCCGAAGGCCGGCACCCTGCGCCTGGACTACGTGCTGCCCTCGCGCGGCTGGACCGTGCGCGAGACCGGCGTGTTCTGGCCCAGGTCCGACAGCGAAGAGGCTAAGATTTCCGAGGCCAGCGATCATCATTTGGTTTGGGTGGATTTGACGAACTGA
- a CDS encoding arginyltransferase, translating into MGTQPQPDSDDLRLFHTGEHACGYWPERTARDLVLDPRDPRLRDWYPHALGWGFRRSGDIVYRPHCSGCRACVAVRIPVDRFVPDRSQRRCLARNADVEMRVCTAERSEEQLDLYKRYLASRHAGGGMDSHGAVEFDQFLIGSWSENRFLELREPGHGRLLAVAVTDVVDQALSAVYTFYDPDLPERSLGTLAILRQIEWARRERRSHLYLGYWIAGHPKMDYKRRYRPLEAFDGRDWRVFTHL; encoded by the coding sequence ATGGGCACGCAACCGCAGCCTGACAGCGACGACCTCCGCCTGTTCCACACCGGCGAGCACGCCTGCGGCTACTGGCCGGAGCGCACCGCCCGCGATCTGGTGCTGGACCCGCGCGACCCGCGCCTGCGCGACTGGTACCCGCACGCGCTGGGCTGGGGCTTCCGCCGCTCCGGCGACATCGTCTACCGCCCGCACTGCAGCGGCTGCCGCGCCTGCGTGGCGGTGCGCATTCCGGTCGATCGCTTCGTGCCCGACCGCAGCCAGCGCCGCTGCCTGGCGCGCAACGCCGACGTGGAAATGCGCGTGTGCACGGCCGAGCGCAGCGAAGAACAACTGGATCTGTACAAGCGCTACCTGGCCTCGCGCCATGCCGGCGGCGGCATGGACAGCCACGGCGCGGTGGAGTTCGACCAATTTCTGATCGGCAGTTGGAGCGAGAACCGCTTCCTGGAGCTGCGCGAGCCCGGCCACGGCCGCCTGCTCGCGGTCGCGGTCACCGACGTGGTCGATCAGGCGCTGTCGGCGGTCTACACCTTCTACGATCCCGACCTGCCCGAGCGCAGCCTGGGCACCCTGGCGATCCTGCGCCAGATCGAATGGGCGCGGCGCGAGCGGCGCAGCCATCTCTACCTCGGCTACTGGATCGCCGGGCATCCGAAGATGGACTACAAGCGCCGCTACCGACCGTTGGAGGCATTCGACGGTCGCGATTGGCGCGTTTTTACACATTTGTAA